Proteins found in one Deinococcus apachensis DSM 19763 genomic segment:
- a CDS encoding HGGxSTG domain-containing protein: MTGTPRRKPGQKPTTRAEGAKLPTCGAENRSGKPCNRPAGWGNNHPGEGRCKLHGGVGQKPSARYAAVNASPTLKQAIAQQQADPDP, encoded by the coding sequence ATGACCGGGACACCCCGCCGCAAGCCCGGCCAGAAACCCACCACCCGCGCCGAGGGCGCCAAGCTCCCGACCTGCGGCGCCGAGAACCGCAGCGGCAAACCCTGCAACCGCCCGGCAGGTTGGGGCAACAATCACCCCGGGGAGGGCCGCTGCAAGCTCCACGGCGGCGTCGGCCAGAAGCCCAGCGCCCGCTACGCGGCCGTCAACGCTTCCCCCACCCTGAAGCAAGCCATCGCGCAGCAGCAGGCGGACCCGGACCCCTGA